The following proteins come from a genomic window of Halobellus litoreus:
- a CDS encoding primase-like DNA-binding domain-containing protein, whose amino-acid sequence MQSLVPVFDPLDGPYYEVAAERVRDNGLREATKDRNARAALQRILDREITTGRGKTRPEFVLSGRELAHFVLVPSSEQLTVEGTRGTRAEQQSRNPLPRPHQDLMREFRDGMAIGYALDDTGEAEDVPTHIPPRLLPTHYGRFGTTGSGKSKALINDLLSLYDNTEGPTIFINPKNDNMVQNYMRAHARRFGMTDLEENVVYFPVPDVLPGFSFFDLEPSMESGRRREDAVQRKADHYEEILKLVMGTDRYERATVAPTLIKTLIKALFDEEYGRENGQYRASTDYFAHRQLEHAVDQLWEAGPPNENIGDAPRSSSEEVTRTIRRQLQLDSNTFGNVMGGVGNRLAYISQDTHLRQIFNNTENQFDFRDLLGEDTVILFDLGDLRDDAARIMTGVILTNLDAALKDRKQALSQHPDDYVVNLLVDEAASVVVSDIMNDLLEKGRGFRLSVGLSMQFPEQMEAEGGRKIYLNALNNIGSSLIGKINVDRELARAMAHEEMDPADFANRIRSLPRGEWIASLPSPTFGETGPYPFSLEPLPIPPGHPESESPLTAREEEQFTETLSSMHEHISDEHGVPAATDASTTRTPTDGHEVLDIGSDDLDVAIANVVRSLQLREGCREENGWVAVEAVDDELRRLFDDVDAEPPSYDALADIRERSRYLDTTVDIDADELRIRLTEAGEAVATPDTGGVQAAGGSAHDAALRQIEEELTALGFTVSILAQDGSEKPDARASHPDVDDRFAIEVETTTPENPAKVLTNLRKAQEAGDIPLFVVRPGTDETEWAERVDGILTPPVRTLQNGETRFYTTDSNLTFNGGATEEGGVTAVRPATGDENGTQNIWQRDGDEIVLRDASGTEHIRLPSLGKLSKDRVPAIYSYDHAADEYVVYEHGEQHIYETKSAFEDDWVRVKKPFVPEAEIPVPDYTRSTYGIVILHDEAESVVYEDGEKRPLSTITDGALRPASSESSAADEPLSQTDQANEPVEEKQEDPSPPSFESFVDEYLVEDADGAVPKDDVFGLYNDWAEAHDIDDPLNKSWFTRKLNTHIEVDSTKKRIDGEPVRHYTGVRIRSEEDFQP is encoded by the coding sequence ATGCAATCACTTGTTCCGGTATTCGACCCGCTTGACGGGCCGTACTATGAGGTTGCTGCCGAACGGGTACGCGACAACGGCTTGCGGGAAGCCACGAAAGACCGGAACGCACGAGCGGCGCTGCAGCGGATCTTGGATCGTGAGATCACGACTGGCCGTGGAAAGACCCGACCGGAGTTCGTCCTGAGCGGCCGAGAACTCGCGCACTTCGTCCTCGTCCCCTCCTCGGAACAGCTTACTGTCGAGGGGACACGTGGGACGCGTGCGGAACAGCAGAGTCGGAATCCGTTGCCCCGTCCTCATCAGGACCTCATGCGTGAGTTCCGAGACGGGATGGCAATCGGGTATGCTCTCGACGACACCGGCGAGGCCGAAGACGTGCCGACACATATCCCGCCCCGACTGTTGCCCACTCATTACGGCCGGTTCGGAACAACCGGCTCTGGGAAGTCGAAAGCCCTGATCAACGATCTGCTGTCGCTGTACGACAACACCGAGGGGCCGACGATCTTCATCAATCCAAAAAACGACAACATGGTCCAGAACTACATGCGGGCTCACGCGCGTCGGTTTGGAATGACCGACCTCGAAGAGAACGTCGTCTACTTCCCGGTACCAGACGTCCTCCCCGGGTTCTCGTTTTTCGATCTCGAACCGTCGATGGAGAGCGGACGGCGCCGCGAAGACGCCGTCCAACGGAAGGCCGACCACTACGAAGAGATTTTGAAGCTCGTGATGGGAACCGATCGTTACGAGCGGGCAACTGTGGCCCCGACCCTCATCAAGACACTCATCAAGGCACTGTTCGACGAGGAATACGGGCGTGAGAACGGGCAGTACCGAGCGTCGACTGACTACTTCGCCCACCGACAGCTGGAACACGCCGTTGACCAGCTCTGGGAGGCCGGACCACCGAACGAGAACATCGGCGACGCCCCACGGTCGAGCAGCGAGGAAGTCACACGGACGATCCGGCGACAACTCCAGTTAGATTCGAACACCTTCGGGAACGTGATGGGCGGTGTCGGAAACCGTCTCGCCTATATTTCACAGGATACGCACCTGCGTCAGATCTTCAATAATACCGAGAACCAGTTCGACTTCCGGGATCTCCTCGGCGAGGATACAGTCATCCTCTTCGACCTCGGAGACCTCCGCGACGATGCTGCCCGGATTATGACCGGTGTGATCCTGACCAATCTCGATGCAGCTCTCAAAGATCGCAAACAGGCGCTCTCCCAGCACCCGGACGACTACGTCGTGAACTTGCTCGTCGACGAGGCAGCGTCGGTCGTGGTCTCCGACATCATGAACGATCTCCTCGAGAAGGGCCGGGGATTCCGGCTCTCTGTTGGCCTGTCGATGCAGTTCCCCGAACAGATGGAGGCTGAAGGTGGGCGGAAGATCTACCTGAACGCTCTGAACAACATCGGTAGTTCGCTCATCGGGAAAATCAACGTCGACCGGGAACTGGCACGAGCGATGGCCCACGAAGAAATGGACCCCGCGGATTTCGCCAATCGAATTCGTTCGTTGCCGCGCGGAGAGTGGATCGCCAGCCTGCCAAGCCCGACGTTCGGTGAAACGGGGCCGTATCCGTTCAGTCTCGAACCACTCCCGATTCCACCGGGCCACCCCGAAAGCGAATCCCCACTCACAGCGCGTGAAGAGGAGCAGTTCACTGAGACGCTCTCCTCGATGCACGAGCACATCAGTGACGAACACGGCGTGCCGGCCGCAACAGACGCCTCAACAACGAGAACACCGACCGACGGACACGAGGTGCTCGATATCGGGAGCGACGACCTGGACGTCGCGATTGCGAACGTAGTTCGGAGTCTGCAGCTTCGAGAGGGCTGCCGCGAGGAGAACGGCTGGGTGGCCGTTGAAGCAGTTGACGACGAACTCAGACGGCTCTTCGACGACGTCGACGCCGAGCCGCCATCGTATGATGCACTCGCAGACATCCGAGAACGATCACGATACCTGGATACGACCGTCGATATCGACGCCGACGAGCTCCGCATCCGGCTCACTGAAGCCGGAGAAGCAGTCGCGACACCCGATACTGGTGGCGTGCAGGCCGCTGGTGGAAGTGCTCACGACGCAGCACTCCGCCAGATCGAAGAAGAGCTCACCGCACTCGGCTTCACTGTCTCGATCCTCGCACAGGATGGCAGCGAGAAACCTGACGCGAGGGCGAGCCACCCCGACGTTGACGACCGATTCGCCATCGAAGTCGAAACGACGACACCCGAGAATCCCGCGAAAGTGCTCACGAATCTCCGGAAGGCCCAAGAAGCAGGGGATATCCCGCTGTTTGTCGTTCGACCAGGAACAGACGAAACTGAGTGGGCCGAGCGTGTCGACGGCATTCTCACACCACCCGTCCGTACCCTCCAGAATGGTGAGACACGGTTCTACACGACTGACTCGAATCTCACGTTCAACGGTGGAGCGACCGAAGAAGGTGGAGTGACGGCCGTGCGACCGGCGACCGGGGACGAGAACGGGACCCAGAATATCTGGCAGCGTGATGGCGACGAGATCGTCCTTCGTGATGCCAGCGGGACGGAACACATACGCCTCCCGTCGCTTGGAAAACTCTCGAAAGATCGTGTTCCGGCCATCTACAGCTACGATCACGCTGCCGACGAGTACGTGGTATACGAGCACGGTGAGCAACACATCTACGAGACGAAATCGGCGTTCGAGGACGACTGGGTGCGTGTCAAGAAACCATTCGTCCCCGAAGCCGAAATCCCCGTACCAGACTACACACGTTCGACGTACGGCATCGTCATCCTTCACGATGAGGCGGAATCGGTCGTGTATGAAGACGGTGAGAAGCGGCCACTCTCGACAATCACTGACGGGGCACTCCGTCCCGCATCGTCGGAATCATCGGCTGCTGACGAACCACTTAGTCAGACCGACCAGGCCAATGAGCCGGTCGAAGAGAAGCAAGAAGACCCATCGCCACCGTCGTTCGAATCGTTCGTCGACGAATATCTTGTCGAAGACGCGGATGGAGCCGTGCCGAAAGATGACGTATTCGGCCTTTACAACGACTGGGCAGAGGCGCATGACATCGACGATCCGCTGAATAAGAGCTGGTTCACACGGAAGCTCAACACCCATATCGAGGTGGACTCCACGAAGAAGCGAATCGACGGGGAACCCGTCCGGCATTACACTGGTGTCCGCATTCGCTCTGAGGAGGACTTTCAGCCATGA
- a CDS encoding RNA-guided endonuclease InsQ/TnpB family protein, translated as MLETTRTYRAKIVNHQQVSDDLNQCGFSASKLWNVARYYTQGRWDEDGEIPDDGELKSELKEHERYSDLHSQSSQRVLEELAESFTSWYKARQRGDEDANPPGYRKHGDEHPRSTVTWKQKGIKHDTKHNQLRLSKGFNLKNHRSDFILCEYKTRPDVTVENIQQVRAVWNGDRWELHLVCKVEIPVEDAPGDNTAGIDLGIKNYLAIAYDNGDAELYPGNVLKQDKHYFTRDEYDTEGENGPSHRALRARQKLSRRKDHFLHSLAKHVVERCIGHEVGRIAIGDLSDIHEDENGESRDWGRSGNKKLHGWEFDRFTTLLEYKAEEHGILVDRVSERDTSKTCSCCGRKRDANRVERGLYVCESCCATMNADVNGAVNIRRKITQNPPTEDMSNGRLARPVAYLFNQTSGSFRPREQVGCEP; from the coding sequence ATGCTGGAGACAACTCGCACCTATCGGGCGAAAATCGTTAACCACCAACAGGTGAGTGACGACCTCAACCAGTGCGGGTTCTCCGCGTCGAAACTGTGGAATGTCGCCCGATACTACACGCAAGGCCGATGGGATGAAGACGGGGAAATCCCCGACGACGGCGAACTCAAATCCGAACTCAAGGAACACGAACGATACAGTGACCTACATTCTCAGTCAAGTCAGCGAGTTCTTGAAGAGCTTGCTGAGTCGTTCACCAGTTGGTACAAAGCACGCCAACGCGGAGACGAGGACGCCAACCCACCGGGCTATCGCAAACACGGCGACGAACACCCGCGCTCCACCGTGACGTGGAAGCAGAAAGGCATCAAGCACGACACGAAGCACAACCAACTTCGTCTAAGCAAGGGATTCAACCTAAAGAACCACCGCTCGGACTTCATCCTCTGTGAGTACAAAACACGACCAGACGTGACTGTGGAGAACATCCAGCAGGTTCGCGCCGTCTGGAACGGCGACCGCTGGGAACTGCACCTCGTCTGTAAGGTCGAAATTCCCGTCGAGGACGCACCGGGAGACAACACGGCGGGGATCGACCTCGGCATCAAGAACTACCTCGCGATCGCTTACGACAACGGTGACGCCGAGTTGTATCCGGGGAACGTGCTGAAGCAGGACAAGCACTACTTCACTCGTGACGAGTACGACACAGAGGGCGAGAACGGCCCGTCACACCGTGCGCTTCGCGCCCGACAGAAACTCTCGCGTCGGAAAGACCACTTCCTGCACTCGCTCGCCAAGCACGTTGTAGAGCGGTGCATCGGCCACGAAGTTGGTCGTATTGCCATCGGTGACTTGAGCGATATTCATGAAGACGAGAACGGAGAGTCACGGGACTGGGGTCGAAGCGGGAACAAGAAACTCCACGGGTGGGAGTTTGACCGCTTCACGACGCTCTTGGAGTACAAAGCAGAGGAACACGGAATCCTTGTTGACCGTGTTTCCGAGAGAGATACGTCGAAGACGTGTTCGTGCTGTGGACGGAAGCGTGACGCCAACCGTGTGGAACGTGGCCTGTACGTCTGTGAATCGTGCTGTGCAACGATGAACGCGGACGTGAATGGTGCGGTGAATATTCGCAGAAAGATAACTCAGAATCCCCCAACGGAGGATATGAGTAACGGTCGTTTGGCACGGCCAGTAGCCTACCTGTTCAACCAAACCTCTGGGTCGTTCCGCCCGAGGGAACAGGTGGGTTGCGAACCGTAA
- a CDS encoding transposase encodes MVQTTEVKQVCRAASTLLFSELDFGVKSCGEYTREDFEEILSRIAFDHEFANTGGKTLQLDRDEQVDLTATTRNPLAKSLLYHLRNLSTDAIDDQFDGVQDRLFEVLRSQRRLPDFVDVAIDLHEWRFYGSADTDHVITTYPDLGTNRAFCFATLCIVAPRTRFTLAVLPMDANGFRAKREAVRSLLETAREYVSIRHVYLDRGFYQVHVVAELEQLGVDYIVRARPSSGMKGRLSAGAETVTDEYTMRRKRKPTASVDVTVFAVPHRTIEDEHVWFVTSLDVDPATAKAYAAAFRRRWGIETSYRQIGDFLPRTSSPTFSVRLFYFLFAVSLYNLWVLANVLASADTVPKTPPISTRIFRRFVLSTDYG; translated from the coding sequence ATGGTACAGACAACAGAGGTGAAACAAGTCTGTCGTGCTGCTTCGACGTTGCTATTCTCGGAGCTGGATTTTGGTGTCAAATCGTGCGGTGAGTACACGAGAGAGGATTTCGAGGAAATCCTCTCTCGTATCGCCTTCGATCACGAGTTCGCAAACACGGGTGGCAAAACGCTCCAACTTGACCGTGACGAGCAAGTGGACCTCACAGCCACAACTCGGAACCCTCTCGCTAAATCGCTGTTGTACCACCTGCGAAATCTTTCGACGGACGCTATCGACGATCAGTTCGATGGCGTCCAGGATCGATTATTCGAAGTCCTCCGATCACAGCGGCGACTCCCCGATTTCGTCGATGTTGCCATCGATCTTCACGAGTGGCGCTTCTACGGATCAGCCGACACTGACCACGTGATAACGACGTATCCTGATTTAGGAACGAACAGAGCGTTTTGCTTCGCAACGCTGTGTATCGTTGCACCTCGCACTCGGTTCACGCTTGCTGTGCTGCCGATGGACGCGAACGGCTTTCGCGCCAAGCGCGAAGCCGTTCGCTCCTTACTCGAAACTGCGCGTGAGTACGTCTCAATTCGGCACGTCTACCTCGACCGTGGATTCTACCAGGTCCACGTCGTTGCGGAGTTAGAGCAGTTGGGTGTTGACTACATCGTTCGTGCGCGACCGAGTAGCGGAATGAAAGGCCGTCTCAGCGCCGGCGCTGAGACGGTCACCGACGAGTACACGATGCGACGAAAGCGAAAACCAACTGCGTCGGTAGACGTCACAGTCTTCGCAGTTCCGCACCGCACAATCGAAGACGAGCACGTCTGGTTCGTAACAAGCTTAGATGTAGATCCGGCGACAGCGAAGGCGTACGCGGCGGCGTTCCGCCGCCGCTGGGGCATCGAGACCTCGTATCGACAGATCGGTGACTTTCTTCCGAGAACGTCGTCGCCGACGTTCTCGGTGCGATTGTTCTACTTTCTGTTCGCGGTTTCGCTGTACAATCTCTGGGTGCTAGCCAACGTGTTAGCTTCAGCTGACACAGTTCCAAAGACACCGCCGATCTCAACACGAATCTTCCGTAGATTCGTTCTCTCAACAGACTACGGCTGA
- a CDS encoding type II toxin-antitoxin system PemK/MazF family toxin, whose translation MTAFEELERGDIVWATDPLSEKGRPMLVLGAPQLPNHGTQLITVLLSTKTYHEEALTLRDDDYEGDPLGERSHVLPWSLATLNSAANVEHYLTSLIDERTEDVASQLIDYISS comes from the coding sequence GTGACTGCGTTCGAGGAACTGGAACGCGGTGACATCGTGTGGGCGACCGACCCACTCTCGGAGAAAGGTCGCCCGATGCTTGTGCTGGGAGCGCCTCAACTCCCGAACCACGGTACCCAACTCATCACGGTCCTGCTCTCCACGAAGACCTATCACGAGGAGGCACTTACACTCCGAGACGACGACTACGAGGGTGACCCACTCGGAGAACGAAGTCACGTCCTCCCGTGGTCGCTCGCGACCCTCAACAGTGCTGCGAACGTAGAGCACTATCTGACCTCTCTCATCGACGAACGAACTGAGGATGTGGCGAGCCAATTGATCGACTACATATCGTCTTGA
- a CDS encoding MarR family transcriptional regulator, producing the protein MSSGTIDIDEFENADADEFEERNDTERIVLFLDKNDDRAWKATTIAEHLGLDTDAVSAILSRLKERGLVRHKRPYWAITDDEERLQSAYRLHRHYETADEQYGEERLEDLQTDEMEDVQ; encoded by the coding sequence ATGTCGAGCGGCACCATCGATATCGACGAGTTCGAAAACGCTGACGCCGACGAATTCGAGGAACGGAATGATACCGAGCGGATCGTGCTGTTCCTCGACAAGAATGACGATCGAGCGTGGAAGGCGACAACGATCGCCGAGCACCTAGGGCTGGATACAGACGCCGTCAGTGCGATTCTCTCGCGATTGAAGGAACGAGGTCTCGTGCGGCACAAGCGCCCATACTGGGCGATCACGGACGATGAGGAACGGCTCCAATCTGCCTACCGGCTACACCGACACTACGAGACTGCAGACGAACAATACGGGGAGGAGCGTCTTGAGGACCTCCAAACCGACGAGATGGAAGACGTACAGTGA